In one Grus americana isolate bGruAme1 chromosome 1, bGruAme1.mat, whole genome shotgun sequence genomic region, the following are encoded:
- the CAPZA3 gene encoding F-actin-capping protein subunit alpha-3, which produces MCARQELREPEKVSLICSLLRQSPPGEFGQVVQDISALVRDDKLMRQEAARMGACHNQNNFTPIQINRRTVLLTRYNNLGGNRFFDPQDKFSFEFDHLRGVTSKPQLHGVMLDEGELWRETLHKGLKAYVSRHFPEGNCCVFRKSLGKRQMFVACIEAHQYQPSNHWNSLWKSDWTFALTPFTTQVTGIFLVQIHYFRDANLHVTVSKSVSETLNVIDRSQFATDFMRFVKAEDTKFHIAILENIQALSEDIWEKYLRRKLPVTRTFMNWNKLLNDQHMNTNVSKTEVLPCLLKHTI; this is translated from the coding sequence ATGTGTGCGAGGCAGGAGCTGCGTGAGCCGGAGAAGGTGTCTCTCATTTGCAGCCTACTGCGCCAGTCTCCTCCCGGGGAGTTTGGCCAGGTTGTCCAAGATATCTCTGCTCTGGTCCGAGATGACAAGCTGATGAGACAGGAGGCTGCCCGCATGGGGGCCTGTCACAACCAGAACAACTTCACCCCCATCCAAATAAATAGACGCACTGTTCTACTGACCCGCTACAACAACTTAGGGGGAAACCGCTTCTTTGACCCTCAGGACAAATTCTCTTTTGAGTTTGACCACCTACGCGGGGTCACCAGCAAACCACAGCTGCACGGTGTGATGCTAGATGAAGGGGAGCTATGGCGAGAGACCCTCCACAAGGGCTTGAAGGCCTATGTGAGCCGCCACTTTCCTGAAGGGAACTGCTGTGTGTTCAGAAAAagcctggggaagaggcagATGTTTGTGGCCTGCATTGAGGCTCATCAGTACCAGCCTTCAAATCACTGGAACAGCCTTTGGAAGTCAGACTGGACTTTCGCCCTCACTCCATTTACCACGCAGGTTACAGGGATCTTTCTCGTCCAGATACACTACTTCAGAGATGCCAACCTCCATGTAACTGTCAGCAAGTCTGTAAGTGAGACTCTAAATGTGATAGACCGAAGTCAGTTTGCCACAGATTTCATGAGATTTGTCAAAGCTGAGGACACCAAGTTTCATATTGCTATCCTGGAAAACATTCAGGCTTTGTCAGAGGATATATGGGAGAAATATCTGCGAAGGAAACTCCCTGTTACTCGCACTTTTATGAACTGGAATAAACTACTGAATGATCAGCATATGAACACCAATGTCTCCAAAACAGAAGTGCTTCCATGCTTACTGAAACACACTATTTGA